In Rhinatrema bivittatum chromosome 11, aRhiBiv1.1, whole genome shotgun sequence, a single window of DNA contains:
- the LOC115100566 gene encoding regulator of G-protein signaling 17-like has product TTTKANSVLVCFRSRAVRNRAKDRLSRRASSISRLESPQKPEESLTLDEISSWTRNFDLLLASPAGRSVFAQFLRTEHSDENMLFWLACEELKSEQCMPHVTQSAKKIYLDYISILSPKEVSIDATVRETINRSLAAPNAHMFDEAQGQVYALMHRDSYPRFLNSPLYKSLVQRLSMLACDT; this is encoded by the exons ACTACAACCAAAGCTAATTCAGTGCTGGTCTGTTTTAGGAGCCGAGCTGTGAGAAACCGAGCAAAGGATCGTCTGAGCAGGAGAGCTTCCAGTATCTCAAGATTGGAAAGCCCTCAGAAACCAGAAGAGAG CCTCACCCTGGACGAAATCTCCTCCTGGACCCGCAACTTCGACCTCCTGCTGGCGAGCCCAGCAGGCCGCAGTGTCTTTGCCCAGTTCCTGCGGACAGAGCACAGCGACGAGAACATGCTCTTCTGGCTGGCCTGCGAGGAACTGAAGAGCGAGCAGTGCATGCCCCATGTCACCCAGAGCGCCAAGAAGATCTACCTGGACTACATCTCCATTCTGTCTCCCAAGGAG GTCAGCATTGATGCCACTGTGCGAGAAACGATCAACAGGTCCCTGGCCGCCCCAAATGCTCACATGTTTGATGAGGCTCAAGGACAGGTCTACGCCCTGATGCATCGCGATTCCTACCCCAGGTTCCTGAACTCTCCATTGTACAAGTCTCTGGTGCAGAGGCTGTCCATGCTGGCGTGCGATACGTAA